The genomic stretch AGAGGCGCTGGTGGATCTGGCCGTCGCTGTACTCCCACAGCTGCGTGGAGGCCACGCGCCCGTCCTCGCCAGGGCTGTACGTGGTGACGTTCGTGATCCGCCGGCCGCGGGGGGCCTGACCGGTCCAGGGGTTGGGCTCGGCCAGGGGGATGACACCGACGTAGATCGCGAGGTCGATGTTCTCGGCGACCTGGCGGCGGGCGAAGTCTTCCGTGACCCTGCCGTCCTTGCGGGCGAGAGTGACGATGCGCTCGGGGACGGCGGCGGCGGACTTCGCGTGGATCGTGGACATGCTGCCGGCACCGGTCTGCATCGCCTCGAACATCGCGATCACCTCCGGGCCGAGCAGCTCGCCGACGATGAGCCGGTCGAGGTTGTGGCGGAAGGATCGCTGCGCCCAGTAGTCCATCGGGATCTCGCCGATCGGGCGGCCAGCAGCGTCCTTCTCGCTGCTGCCGGGGATGGCCTCCCAGGGGATCAGTCGTGGGTGGCGTTCATCGCCGAGTTGCTCGAGGTGCAGCTCGTAGACGGACTCGATGGTGCCGATCTTCTCGGCGGGCTCGATCTCGTTGATCAGCGCGCGGAGCAGGGTCGTCTTGCCGGCGCCGCGGTCACCCGCCACGATGATCGACTTCTTCGCCCGGACGGCCGCGCGGAGGAAGGACGCGAGCTCGGGGGCATGAGGTCGAGGTCGACGAGGTCGGCGAGCGTGATGTCGATGAGGCGGTGAATGCGGATAGTCGCGATCGGCTTGGGCATCACCCAGCCTGTCGCCTCCAGTCGGGCGTTGTGGCCGAGGTTGAGCTCGAGGTTCGGGTGGGCGGGGTCGAAGTTGCGGCCGGCCTTGTGGGCGTAGTGGGCGAGCATGCTGAGCAGCTCTTCGTCGGAGTCGGCGATCGGGTCGACGTACTCGAAGGCGCCGTGGCCGGTGCGCTGGACGATGACCTTCTGGTGGCCGTACAGCTCGATGTTCTCGATCGTGTCGTCGTCCAGGAGGGGCTGGAGGCGTCCGAAGCCGAACACGGCCTCGAGGACGGCCTGGCTCAGCGCTCGGCGCTCTTCACCGGACCATCGCGCCTGCCCCTGGTTGATGCGCAGCCGCTCCTGGTCGTCGATGAGGTGGGTGATCAGGGAGATGGCCTGTGCCTTCTGGTCCTCGAGGGGGAGGTCGAAGGAGTCTTCGCGGGAGAGGTGCTCGGAGACGTCGTTGCGCAGGCGGGTGACGATCTTCCAGTCGGTGAAGCGCTGCGCCGGCTGTGGCTGGTCCGGCTTCTCGTCTTGGCGCACGAGGTGTGGTCGGGGGGCGGGGGCGGTCGGGACGATGTCCAGCGGGGCGTCGTTCTCCTCGTCCAGGCCGATCAGAGGCAGGCTGGCGAAGTCGGGCAGCTCGGCGGGGTTGGAGTTCATCAGGCGTCTCCTCGCAGGTTCTGGATGGCAGCACGTCGCTTCCTGGCAGCGGTGCTGATGGAGTCGGCCAGCGACCGCAGGGAGCGGATGTAGGAGCTCGAGTCGAACCCCCGGGGTCGGGGGCGGCCGTGTGCGAAGGCCGCGGCGTGCTTGGGGGCCCAGGGGAGGGATCCCAGCGACGGCTGCCCCAGTGCGCGCGATGCCTCGCTCTCGGAGTAGGTGTCGGGGGCGTCGATGGTGATGAGGTGCAGAGCGGGGGCCTCGATGTCGCCGGACTCGGCGAGCCGGCGGTGGGTGATGGTGCTCTTGGCGGCCACGGTCGCGGTGACCGTCGGTTGGAGCACGAGCGCGGTCACGTCGGAGATCTTGAGGATCGGTGCAGCCATGAAGGGGGCGTGGAACCTGCCGATGTCCACGAGCACATCGATGCCGGCTCGCTCGAGGTCGTACAGCGCCATCGCCAGCGCGTCCCACCTCGAGGAGAGTGCGCGACCTTGGAGGGGGTTGCTGATCCCGGGCACGAGCCGGCGGAGGGGCTCGGTGTCGTCCGTGAGGGGGATCGACTGCTCGAGCAGCTTCTCCTCGAAGTCCTGGCCGGGGGTGAGGTCGATGACGGTGCTCTGGGGGCTGATGCTCCCGGCGAAGAATCCCGCCAGGGTCGAGCTCACGCCGAGGGTGTCGGCCTCGAGGAGGATCACGTCGCGGGGCCAGGCGAGGGCCAGGCCGAGAGCGGTCGTTGAGACACCGGGGGATCCTGAGGATGAGGTCAGGGAGATCAGCACGTCACTCCTCCTCGGGGACCAGGATCACGCCGATGCGGCCGGTGGCCGACAGGGCTGTGAGCGTTCCGGCCTGGTCGTCGGAGACCAGGACGTCGACGACGTAGGTGCCGTCGGTGGACGGCTCTCCGAGAGCCTGGATCGTTCCGTTGACGGTGGGCGCGTCACCGCTGGGCGGGTCGTCGCCGGACTTCGGGGTGCCGACGATCTGGACGGGATCGCCCGGGTCGACGTTCTGGGTCGGGATCTGCCCGGGGGCGACCTTGATCCCGACGATCGCCGTGCCCTCTCCCGGCACGGAGGCGGCACTGACCTGGCTGGGGGAGAGGAGCGCGCCCTGCTCCAGGGAGGTGGTCGTGCGCTGTCCGACAAGGCTGTCGAGCTCGCTGCCGGAGATCACCGCGGACCCCGAGGGCACGTTGACATCGCTGGTGGTGAGGTCGTCGGCCGTGATGACCTGCCCCTCGGGGACGTCTGCTGCCGCGACGACGACCTGGCTGGTCGTGGACAGGCGGTCGGAGATCCACCAGGCGCCGAGCGCGCCGACGACGAGCAGGGCGATGCCGAGGGCGAGCATCCTCGGCCGGCGCCGCCGCTTGACGGGGGTGCCGGATGAGGCGGTGGGGACCGGATCGGGCGTCAGCTCGGTGGTCGACGTGTCGTCGTCCTTCTTCCGGGACAGCAGGGGGAGGGGCACGGTGGGTCCTTTCGGTCAGCCCTTGAGCCGGCGGAGGCTCTCGAGGATTCCCTCTTCGGTCCAGCCGTCGATGGCGTCGGCATTCTCGAGGAGGTAGGTGATGGCGGCGCGGGTGATGACGTGGTCCTGGAGCGACGGGCTGCGCTGCTCGGCCGGCAGAGGCTTCTCGGCGGCGTTGCGCGCGCTGTTCAGGCGTCGACGCAGACGGGCGATCTCGTCGATCTGCTCGGACCGGAGGCGGGCCTCCTTGCGCACGAGCTCGTCGTAGGAGGGGGTGGGGGAGGGCGCCGGGGAAGCACTGGGGGAGGTCTTCTCCGTGGTGGCGGTGGACTGCGGCCCGTCGTTCTTGCGGATGGTCTTGCGCAGCGACACGGTCTTGGACATGGGTGGCTCCTGGTGTCGTCGGGTCAGAGGGTGGCGATGGAGGACAGCAGCTCGAGCGCCGCGGCGTGGTACTCGCTGGCGGCCTTCCGGGCGTTCGCGCGGCGGCTGGTTCCTGCGGAGACGAAGACCCCGTCCTGGTAGGCGTAGGGGAATGCGCGGAACAGATGGATCGCCGACTTGAACACCGGCTGGTTCGCTTCGGCGAAGAACTCGCGTGCCGCGGTCTCCTGCTCGGGGCTGCGGGAATCGACCTTGGTCAGCAGCACCGAGTAGGGCTTCTTCGTAGGCACCACCAGTTCGTTGATGTACCTGTCGGCCGGCTCGAGAGAGAGTCCGTCGACCTCGGAGGAGACGAGGATGAAGTCCGAGACCTCGAGGTAGGCGGCAACGAGATTCTGCTCGTAGCGGCTGCCGGGGGTGTCGATGAAGACCAGGTCGTAGTCCGCGGCGATCTCGGGGACGCTCCCCAGCTCGGCAGGGTCCGAGAGGATCGCGATGTCGAACGGGGTGTTGTCCTCGCCGACCTGGTCGACCCAGCGGCGGAGCGATCCCTGCTCATCGCCGTCGATGACGAGGACGCGCTTACCTGTCGCGGCGACGGTGGCGCCGACCTCGGCCACTGTTGTGGTCTTGCCGACGCCACCTTTCTGGTTGCAGACGGTCACGATTCGGGTGGTCATGGGGTGGCTCCTTCGGGCGGGTGTAGTCAACACCTTACCGGAAATACGAGGTTACGAGAACCCGAACCTACGAACCAGCGTTCTCGGTGTGTCGGGATCCCTCGGTGGCATGGTCGTTCACGATCTCTTCGGCCAGCTCACGGCGCCGGGTCTGGTCTGCATCGATCTGCGCCTGGTGCCGTTCGATGAGGGCGCCGAGGACTTCGTCGATCACGTCGTAGTCCTCGGCGACCCGGAGCGCCGAGTGCTGGGCCTTCGTCAGCTCGAGAGCGATCGGCACCGGGCACCGGACCAGAATCTCGTCCTGCTGAGTGACCTCGGTGACCTGTCGGTCCAGTTCGCGGGGCAGCGGCTTGGGGAGGCGGGTGAGGGTGAAGAGTCCGCCGAGCACGACGAGCGGGAACCACCAGAGCGAGGTTGCTCCGTTCAGGTACAGGTAGCCGGCGGCTGCGAGGGCGACGATGGTGAGGGGGATTAGGAGTCGGGCATCGGCCCGGGCGACCGGCTGGAGCCGGTCGTGTCGTGCGTGGTGGCGTTCGATGAGCGCGGCGGCACTGCCGCGGGTGATCGCGGCCCAGGACGGGGGCATCGCCTTGTTCTCGGAGATCAGGATCGCGGTGTCTGTGGGGTTGGCGGAGAGGTGGACGCGCTGGGGGTTGGTGCTCATGCCGGGGTCTCCTCGGTCTTCTGCGCTGCGGTGCGCAGCTGCTCGTTCTCGTCGAGCAGTGCGAGGTACTCGCGGGCTGGGACGATCAGGTTCTTGTCGTACTTGGCGGCGTGCTCGGCGCGGGCGCGTTCGGTGGTCATGAGAGGTCTCCTTCCAGGAGCGTGAAGAGGTCCAGCTGGGTGGGACGGTCGTGGTGGTCGAGGTGGCACTGGCAGGGGGAGGGCTCGCTCTGGGCCTGTTGCGTGGTGGCCGCCGTGCAGCTGTCGTGGTGACCGTGTTGGCAGGCGGGGCAGGCAGGGATGAGCGTGGTGGCGCTCACGAGAGCTCCCGCGGGCCGAGCTCGAGCTGCCGGTCGGTGCTCTCCGTGACGGCGCGGGCGATGCGCTGGGAGAGCCGAGAGGCGCGCTTTCGGACGGCGGCGGGGGTGAGGTCACCCAGATCGAGGCTGTCGAGATCGATGCCGGTGTCGGGGGAGTAGATCGCCAGGAGGAACCGCGCCTCGTCGAGGGTGATGATCTCTCGGTCGCGCGCCCAGGCCAGGCTCTCCAGCAGATCGATCTGGCTCTCGTGGGCCGTCGCGGGGCGGGTGAGCCGGGCCTCGAGCTCGACGACCGAGGGGATCTCGTCGGTCTCCGTCTGCTGCTTGCGCCAGTCGGCCGGCTGCTGCGTCATCCAGTCGGCGTCCATGGCGTCCAGCTGCGTGCGCACCTGCCCGAGGAGCCGTGCGGCCACGCGCGTGGTCTTCCGGCGGATCCAGGGGTTCTCGAGGGCGTCGTAGAAGACGTCGATCACGGTGCAGAACGCGTCGGCGCGGTTGTTGTTGGTGAACCACGTGAACAGGTGGTGGTTCCAGGCGAGCGATGAGAGGCCGGGCCGCATCGCGTACAGCAGGAGCTGGCGCGCCTGGGGGTCGGTGTCGGCCCGGGCGATGAGGGTGTGCAGCGCGTGGTCGGTGGCGTCGTAGTCCCCGCGGTGCTCGAGAACGGCGAACAGTTCACGGACCGTGGTGGCTGAACCGACAGGGGCCGTGAGGGGCTGCTCGCGCATCGCGTCGAGGTTGGCGAGCAGGCCGGCGTTGATGGACTCGATGGTCGGCTGGGTGGTCTCCATGGTGGCTCCTCGTCAGGGGAGTGGACGGGTTGGTTCCACGCTGGAGAGAGGGCCTTGCCCTGGATCTTGCCCGCGGGGGCAAGAAGACGATCGGGTTTCTTGCCCCTCGCGTTTCTGCTGGTCAGACGGGGGTGCCGTTGTAGCTCGGGGGGTGGCGGAAAGTTCCTTCGGATGGGTGGTCACAACGGGGTGCGCTGGACGCGGTAACGGGGTGACACCGATCCGGAGGAGATTCCGATGACCACCACGCTCGACCTCGACGTCTCGTACGCGGCGCTGTGTGCTGCGGGGGCTGTGTGCCGTCGCGAGCGCCGGCTGCGCGCCTCTCTGGCGGCCCTGCTCGCCGACCCGCGAGACGTCGGCGCGTGGGCGGAAGTGCGCAGCTGCACGCGCCCCGAAGAGGAGCAGCTGCTGCGTTCGGATCTCGCTCTGCTGGAGACGGTGTCCCAGAGCGGGAGTGCGGGGACGGGCATGGGTGGCTCCCCCCGCACTCCCTTCCCCGAGGAGGAGTCGTGCTGACCCTGTGGCGCAAGAAGACCGCCCCCGACCCCGAGAGCGACGCCCCGGATGAGGCGGCATCGACCGAACGCGACACCCCTGCGGATGAGACTCGCGAGAGCAAAGCCGAGCCGGACCTCGCCCATGGGTGGACCAACGGGGAGCGGCTCAAGTCGATCGCGGCGACCGGCGTCGTCGTCGGCCTGTGCCTCACTGGCCCTGCCGCTCTCGGCCTCCACTTCTTCGGGAGCGACCCCGCTCCCCAGACGGCCGCTGTCGAGGTCCAGGACCCGGCTGCCTCCCAGCGCGTCTCGGAGTTCGCCACGAGCTTCGTGACCCAGTACCTGACCGCGGCACGAGGCCAAGAGGATCAGGTGACCGCGATGCTCGCCCAGGGGGCCGGCCGGCGGCTGAGCCTGCCGGAGAAGCCCTCCCCGATCGGAGCCGCAACCCCCGGCGAAGCGGTGCAGACCTCCGACGGAAGCTGGGTCGTCACCGTCGCGGTCGACCAGCCCAGCGAGACCGGCGCCGCTATCCGCCGCTACTGGCAGGTGCCGGTGCTCACCGACGAGGCAGGCGGCATCGCCGCGGCCGGGCTGCCGTCCCTCGTTGCCGCGCCGACCGCCGGAGACCTCGAGGTCGACCAGGGCGACGCCATCAACGACTCCGCCGTGCAGGACACCGTCACGGCCTTCATGCAGGCATACCTCACCGGGCAGGGAGAAGTCGCCCCTCTGACGGCCCCCGAGTCGTCGCTGAGCGCCGTGCAGCCCACCCCGTTCCAGGAGCTGTCGATCTCGTCGCTCACCACGACCCAGCAGCTCCCCGAAGAGCCAGCCGAGGGAGACCTCCTGCGAGCACAGATCTCCGTCACTGCGACCGCAGCTGACGGTGGCAGCGCCCGACTCGACTACACGGTCGAGCTGCGCTACCGCGATCGCTGGGAAGTCGCCGCGATCAACCCCACCACCGCAGGTCCCACCACCACCACCACAGGAGAGCAGTCATGAACGACCTCATCATCCAGGCCGCCGGCGTCATCCAGACGGACGGGACGCTCCAGGCAGCCGGATTCTTCGATCAGATCAACACCTTCGCGGGGCTCGCGGAGGAGACGGCCAAGGTCTTCTTCGGGGCGGGCTTCATCGTCGGCGCCGCCATCCAGTGGGTCAAGAACAAGTTCTCCGTGGCGAGCGGCATCGCCGGCATCTTCCTCGCCGTCATCGGCGGCGCGATTCTCGCGCAGATGGACATGTTCCAGCAGTCGGCAGAGGACACGATCCCCGACGCGGCGCCGGTCGTGAACGAGTCCACGCTCCTGGAGGCGCAGCCCCAGCTCGAGGACCCGATCGTGCTCACCGTCGACGACCTGGGCTACGCAGCCTGATCCGCCATGAACGAGCAGCCGCAGGCCGTCGTCAGGTTCTACACCCTGGCCAGGAAGATCCCCTTCCTGCTGGGGAAGCTCGGCGACTGGGTGCTGCCCGGGGGCCCCTACACCCTGGCCCAGGGCGGCGCATTCATCGGGGTCGCTTTTATCGGACAGAAGACCATGCCGCTCTGGGCCTCGAACATGGCCCCGATCTTCGCCTGGATCCCAGTGCTCGTCCTCGCCGCCGCCAGCGCACTCGCTGCGGGGCACATCCCCCTCAAGGGCAGGAACCCGCTGATGATCCTCTGGGGCGTCATCGGCTACGCCGACGCACCGGCGTGGGGTCGACAGGCCGGCAACACCGTCGCCCTCAAGAGGACTCGCACGGTGAGGCACCGCAGTACCTCACCCACATGGCGACCGGCTCCGTCTGAAACCGCCGAGGAACCCCTCGACGAGGTCGAGGCCCCCGAGGATCTCGCCAGCGTTGTCCTCGAGCCCGCGATCGCGACAACGCCAGGGGCGGGCTCGGCCGTCGATTCACGGCCAGATGGCGGCCCCTCTCCTCACCAGCTCAACGAGGTGCAGCAGC from Brachybacterium avium encodes the following:
- a CDS encoding ATPase, T2SS/T4P/T4SS family; protein product: MAGDRGAGKTTLLRALINEIEPAEKIGTIESVYELHLEQLGDERHPRLIPWEAIPGSSEKDAAGRPIGEIPMDYWAQRSFRHNLDRLIVGELLGPEVIAMFEAMQTGAGSMSTIHAKSAAAVPERIVTLARKDGRVTEDFARRQVAENIDLAIYVGVIPLAEPNPWTGQAPRGRRITNVTTYSPGEDGRVASTQLWEYSDGQIHQRLSPPFYDDLRPHLREDPTTFPEIS
- a CDS encoding SAF domain-containing protein; its protein translation is MPLPLLSRKKDDDTSTTELTPDPVPTASSGTPVKRRRRPRMLALGIALLVVGALGAWWISDRLSTTSQVVVAAADVPEGQVITADDLTTSDVNVPSGSAVISGSELDSLVGQRTTTSLEQGALLSPSQVSAASVPGEGTAIVGIKVAPGQIPTQNVDPGDPVQIVGTPKSGDDPPSGDAPTVNGTIQALGEPSTDGTYVVDVLVSDDQAGTLTALSATGRIGVILVPEEE
- a CDS encoding ParA family protein translates to MTTRIVTVCNQKGGVGKTTTVAEVGATVAATGKRVLVIDGDEQGSLRRWVDQVGEDNTPFDIAILSDPAELGSVPEIAADYDLVFIDTPGSRYEQNLVAAYLEVSDFILVSSEVDGLSLEPADRYINELVVPTKKPYSVLLTKVDSRSPEQETAAREFFAEANQPVFKSAIHLFRAFPYAYQDGVFVSAGTSRRANARKAASEYHAAALELLSSIATL
- a CDS encoding conjugal transfer protein, which gives rise to MLTLWRKKTAPDPESDAPDEAASTERDTPADETRESKAEPDLAHGWTNGERLKSIAATGVVVGLCLTGPAALGLHFFGSDPAPQTAAVEVQDPAASQRVSEFATSFVTQYLTAARGQEDQVTAMLAQGAGRRLSLPEKPSPIGAATPGEAVQTSDGSWVVTVAVDQPSETGAAIRRYWQVPVLTDEAGGIAAAGLPSLVAAPTAGDLEVDQGDAINDSAVQDTVTAFMQAYLTGQGEVAPLTAPESSLSAVQPTPFQELSISSLTTTQQLPEEPAEGDLLRAQISVTATAADGGSARLDYTVELRYRDRWEVAAINPTTAGPTTTTTGEQS